In Oncorhynchus nerka isolate Pitt River linkage group LG21, Oner_Uvic_2.0, whole genome shotgun sequence, the following are encoded in one genomic region:
- the LOC115104397 gene encoding putative elongation factor 1-alpha-like 3: MGKEKLHINIVVIGHVDSGKSTTTGHLIYKCGGIDKRTIEKLEKEATEMGMGSFKYAWVLDKLKAERERGITINISLWKFETSRHYCIQQVTIIDAPGHRDFIKNMITGTSQADCAVLIVAAGVGEFEAGISKNGQTREHALLAYTLGVKQLIVGVNKMDSTEPNYSQKRYEEIVKEVSTYIKKIGYNPDTVAFVPISGWNGDNMLEASPNMTWFKGWKITRKDGNASGTTLLEALDAIQPPSRPADKPLRLPLQDVYKIGGEALGGVQTHHWCYASGLRALKSGDAAIVAMVPGKPMCVESFSEYPPLGRFAVRDMRQTVAVGVKAVEKKAPSTGKVTKSAQKVK; this comes from the exons ATGGGCAAGGAGAAGCTTCACATCAACATCGTGGTGATCGGCCATGTGGACTCAGGCAAGTCGACCACCACAGGCCACCTCATCTACAAGTGTGGGGGCATCGACAAGAGGACCATTGAGAAGCTTGAGAAGGAGGCCACTGAG ATGGGGATGGGCTCGTTCAAGTACGCCTGGGTGCTGGACAAGCTGAAGGCAGAGAGGGAGCGAGGCATCACCATCAACATCTCCCTGTGGAAGTTTGAGACCAGCAG ACACTACTGTATCCAGCAGGTCACTATCATCGACGCCCCGGGACACAGGGACTTCATCAAGAACATGATCACTGGCACCTCTCAG GCGGACTGTGCCGTGCTCATCGTGGCGGCAGGCGTGGGCGAGTTTGAGGCGGGCATCTCCAAGAATGGGCAAACCCGTGAGCACGCCCTTCTGGCCTACACCCTAGGGGTCAAGCAGCTGATCGTAGGGGTCAACAAGATGGACTCCACCGAGCCCAACTACAGCCAGAAACGCTACGAGGAGATTGTGAAGGAAGTCAGCACCTATATTAAGAAGATTGGTTACAACCCGGATACGGTGGCCTTCGTTCCCATCTCCGGCTGGAATGGGGACAATATGCTGGAGGCTAGCCCTAAC ATGACATGGTTCAAAGGGTGGAAGATCACCCGTAAGGACGGCAACGCCTCTGGGACCACCCTGCTGGAGGCCCTGGACGCCATCCAGCCGCCCTCCCGCCCCGCTGACAAACCCCTCCGCCTGCCCCTACAGGACGTCTACAAGATAGGAGGTGAGGCCCTGGGAGGCGttcaaacccaccactggtgctATGCCAGTGGCTtaagg GCCCTGAAGTCTGGCGACGCAGCCATCGTTGCCATGGTCCCCGGAAAGCCCATGTGTGTGGAGAGCTTCTCCGAGTACCCACCACTTg gGCGCTTTGCGGTGCGTGACATGCGTCAGACGGTGGCGGTGGGCGTGAAGGCGGTGGAGAAGAAGGCTCCGTCCACGGGCAAGGTCACCAAGTCGGCCCAGAAGGTCAAATGA